One window of the Solanum stenotomum isolate F172 chromosome 11, ASM1918654v1, whole genome shotgun sequence genome contains the following:
- the LOC125844296 gene encoding COP9 signalosome complex subunit 5b-like, producing the protein MDALNSYASSAAMAQQTWELENNIVTMDAPSGSAPENSASDAIFHYDDAAQTKFQREKPWTSDPHYFKRVKISALALLKMVVHARSGGTIEVMGLMQGKTDGDAIIVMDAFALPVEGTETRVNAQADAYEYMVEYSQTNKQVNAFYHFFFLLFDVVVSIMEKGTLALN; encoded by the coding sequence ATGGACGCTCTGAATTCTTATGCATCGTCGGCGGCGATGGCACAACAAACCTGGGAGTTAGAGAACAACATCGTGACAATGGACGCGCCGTCGGGGTCGGCACCGGAAAACTCAGCGTCGGATGCCATATTCCACTACGACGATGCGGCACAGACTAAGTTCCAGCGGGAGAAGCCGTGGACGAGTGACCCTCACTACTTCAAGCGCGTGAAGATCTCTGCTCTTGCTCTTCTAAAGATGGTTGTTCACGCGCGTTCTGGAGGTACAATTGAGGTCATGGGACTAATGCAAGGTAAGACGGATGGAGATGCTATTATTGTTATGGACGCTTTTGCCCTTCCTGTTGAAGGAACTGAAACTAGGGTTAATGCTCAAGCTGATGCGTATGAATACATGGTTGAATATTCACAGACCAACAAGCAGGTTAATGccttttatcactttttttttcttctttttgatgTTGTGGTGTCGATAATGGAGAAGGGTACACTAGCGCTAAACTAG
- the LOC125843541 gene encoding early nodulin-like protein 3 codes for MHFIIILLLFVIGVLMNLVNSERYIVGEGYGWRPAPYPTYYEDWATTVKLKLGDQLEFRFQKPEDLLEIGKYNYYACNSNIPSRQYKDSPAIAFMLVPGDYYFKSSNNTNCINGQKLYVNVAAPIEDDSDDKI; via the exons AtgcattttattataattttgctACTTTTTGTTATTGGAGTTTTGATGAATTTAGTAAATTCAGAGAGATATATTGTTGGAGAAGGCTATGGTTGGCGTCCTGCTCCTTACCCTACTTACTATGAAGATTGGGCTACAACTGTCAAGTTAAAACTTGGAGATCAATTAG AGTTTAGATTCCAAAAGCCAGAGGATTTGCTAGAGATTGGAAAATACAACTATTATGCATGCAATTCCAACATTCCTTCAAGGCAGTACAAAGATAGTCCAGCAATAGCATTCATGTTGGTACCTGGAGATTATTATTTCAAATCCAGCAACAATACTAATTGCATCAATGGCCAGAAGCTTTATGTTAATGTAGCAGCTCCAATTGAAGATGATTCTGATGATAAGATTTGA